A window from Montipora capricornis isolate CH-2021 chromosome 7, ASM3666992v2, whole genome shotgun sequence encodes these proteins:
- the LOC138057305 gene encoding piercer of microtubule wall 1 protein-like isoform X2 gives MSSGEEAVLSSTQGAAVMKEAESDEFEQTKPGKGAITSQFYRTTNIPERFNNPDCFEGYSTKKQNPMYLTSAMEYGRHRPTVHTMPTSFHAKCQKFTEHLGKCGMYRNQSLNTAMDKSIV, from the exons GGGGCTGCTGTCATGAAAGAAGCTGAATCAGATGAATTTGAGCAGACAAAGCCAGGCAAAGGTGCCATCACTTCTCAATTTTACCGCACAACTAACATTCCTGAGCGGTTCAATAATCCGG ACTGTTTTGAGGGTTACAGCACAAAGAAGCAAAATCCCATGTATTTGACAAGTGCAATGGAGTATGG GCGACATCGCCCTACAGTTCACACAATGCCAACAAGTTTTCATGCAAAGTGTCAGAAATTCACAGAGCACCTGGGGAAATGTGGAATGTACAGAAATCAATCTCTTAACACAGCCATGGATAAAAGTATTGTTTGA
- the LOC138057301 gene encoding enolase-phosphatase E1-like isoform X2, with product MTEKNGDEKVKQSEENSESDDKLVESETVAVQQEPPLEDSQPESGASVNDDLAKQEPSIEEVESKKDSNKPESQAEEIAEAGDSEEHLGGVKSEAGNSKQDDHTTNIKQMATDNADDDSSNCDKKSEVLQAGEEIENDRNGEKQQDIEANDKPQNEIQAADQAKENHTEGEPETAAEMASEQLLQEVPVTGGVQDDSATTSTIRENEQQKPPNEITDEAASEEQRKEMPMEAEAQDSNTTGSSHDSEQLKGTDGNKCETAGNEQQIETAVTVASELQEGDNHMVDESQQEKNSDENSNATASGPRQGEKPNIKEEDVGDARDPMQGNEQEIVVLSQEQQDGQAQHEESSSEKPVDLENKETTEEKILNDSTGEGTKGIELSAKENYICDSEVQTSSNKQEGSPAKANDEETGVKKTEASQLCETMVKTVGDTTIAGQQKPDAMQEENKKLKQDIFMMKQQEDAYRIKVLSLEQEVGKLRARKIDNRSQDSLASDSDSYLKQKLAETEKELDTAERKVKDLQLRLKRFAKDDQLKDEKISQMEKEVKELSDHSKKLEQSLAESKRESNNNAAVQQVGPPKNDSKVCVIL from the exons ATGACAGAGAAAAATGGAGATGAGAAGGTGAAACAGTCGGAAGAAAACAGCGAATCAGACGATAAACTTGTCGAAAGCGAAACGGTTGCAGTACAACAAGAGCCTCCACTAGAAGACAGCCAGCCGGAATCAG GTGCTTCAGTAAATGATGATCTTGCAAAGCAAGAGCCAAGTATTGAAGAAGTAGAAAGCAAAAAAGATTCTAACAAACCAGAATCACAAGCTGAAGAGATTGCAGAAGCTGGTGATAGTGAGGAGCATCTGGGAGGGGTGAAGAGTGAGGCTGGCAATAGCAAACAAGATGACCATACAACAAATATAAAGCAAATGGCTACAGACAATGCGGATGACGATAGCAGCAATTGTGACAAAAAATCAGAAGTATTACAGGCAGGTGAAGAGATAGAAAATGATAGAAATGGTGAGAAGCAACAGGATATAGAGGCAAATGACAAACCACAGAATGAAATACAAGCAGCTGACCAAGCAAAGGAAAATCACACAGAGGGTGAACCAGAGACAGCTGCTGAGATGGCCAGTGAACAGCTTCTGCAGGAAGTTCCAGTGACAGGAGGGGTGCAGGATGACAGTGCTACCACAAGCACAATTCGAGAAAATGAGCAGCAGAAACCTCCTAATGAAATTACGGATGAGGCAGCCAGTGAAGAGCAGCGCAAAGAAATGCCAATGGAAGCAGAAGCACAGGACAGTAATACAACAGGCTCAAGTCATGACAGCGAGCAGCTGAAAGGTACAGATGGAAATAAATGTGAGACAGCTGGTAATGAGCAGCAGATTGAGACTGCAGTTACTGTAGCAAGTGAATTACAGGAAGGAGACAACCACATGGTGGATGAAAGTCAGCAGGAGAAAAATTCTGATGAAAATAGCAATGCAACAGCAAGTGGACCACGGCAGGGTGAAAAACCCAACATAAAGGAAGAAGATGTTGGAGATGCACGTGATCCAATGCAGGGTAATGAACAAGAGATTGTGGTTCTAAGCCAAGAACAACAAGATGGTCAGGCTCAGCATGAAGAGTCAAGCTCTGAGAAACCAGTAGATTtagaaaacaaggaaacaacTGAAGAGAAAATATTAAATGATTCCACAGGAGAAGGAACTAAGGGGATTGAATTATCTGCTAAAGAGAACTACATCTGTGACAGTGAAGTACAAACTTCAAGCAACAAACAAGAAGGAAGCCCGGCAAAGGCAAATGATGAGGAAACAGGTGTGAAAAAAACTGAGGCAAGCCAGCTTTGTGAGACAATGGTGAAGACAGTGGGTGATACAACCATAGCAGGACAGCAGAAACCTGATGCGATGCaggaggaaaacaaaaaattgaagcAGGACATTTTTATGATGAAGCAGCAGGAGGATGCTTATAGGATAAAAGTTCTCAGCCTTGAACAAGAAGTTGGAAAGTTACGAGCAAGAAAGATTGACAACAGAAGCCAAG ATTCACTGGCATCTGATTCAGACAGTTACCTCAAACAGAAGTTAGCTGAAACTGAGAAAGAACTGGATACAGCTGAAAGGAAAGTCAAGGACTTGCAGTTAAGACTGAAGCGATTTGCCAAAGATGACCAACTCAAAGATGAAAAGATTTCCCAGATGGAAAAGGAAGTTAAAGAACTGAGTGACCATTCCAAGAAACTAGAACAATCTCTTGCAGAATCAAAGAGAGAGAGCAACAATAATGCTGCTGTACAGCAAGTTGGACCACCAAAGAATGACTCCAAAGTTTGTGTGATTCTCTAA
- the LOC138057305 gene encoding piercer of microtubule wall 1 protein-like isoform X1, which yields MSSGEEAVLSSTQGAAVMKEAESDEFEQTKPGKDYGVNLINNPGNPVFSCTTDVNASIIKNTNEDCFEGYSTKKQNPMYLTSAMEYGRHRPTVHTMPTSFHAKCQKFTEHLGKCGMYRNQSLNTAMDKSIV from the exons GGGGCTGCTGTCATGAAAGAAGCTGAATCAGATGAATTTGAGCAGACAAAGCCAGGCAAAG ATTACGGAGTTAACTTAATTAATAATCCTGGCAACCCAGTTTTCTCCTGTACTACAGATGTTAATGCCTCTATTATCAAAAACACGAATGAAG ACTGTTTTGAGGGTTACAGCACAAAGAAGCAAAATCCCATGTATTTGACAAGTGCAATGGAGTATGG GCGACATCGCCCTACAGTTCACACAATGCCAACAAGTTTTCATGCAAAGTGTCAGAAATTCACAGAGCACCTGGGGAAATGTGGAATGTACAGAAATCAATCTCTTAACACAGCCATGGATAAAAGTATTGTTTGA
- the LOC138057301 gene encoding enolase-phosphatase E1-like isoform X1 → MTEKNGDEKVKQSEENSESDDKLVESETVAVQQEPPLEDSQPESAGASVNDDLAKQEPSIEEVESKKDSNKPESQAEEIAEAGDSEEHLGGVKSEAGNSKQDDHTTNIKQMATDNADDDSSNCDKKSEVLQAGEEIENDRNGEKQQDIEANDKPQNEIQAADQAKENHTEGEPETAAEMASEQLLQEVPVTGGVQDDSATTSTIRENEQQKPPNEITDEAASEEQRKEMPMEAEAQDSNTTGSSHDSEQLKGTDGNKCETAGNEQQIETAVTVASELQEGDNHMVDESQQEKNSDENSNATASGPRQGEKPNIKEEDVGDARDPMQGNEQEIVVLSQEQQDGQAQHEESSSEKPVDLENKETTEEKILNDSTGEGTKGIELSAKENYICDSEVQTSSNKQEGSPAKANDEETGVKKTEASQLCETMVKTVGDTTIAGQQKPDAMQEENKKLKQDIFMMKQQEDAYRIKVLSLEQEVGKLRARKIDNRSQDSLASDSDSYLKQKLAETEKELDTAERKVKDLQLRLKRFAKDDQLKDEKISQMEKEVKELSDHSKKLEQSLAESKRESNNNAAVQQVGPPKNDSKVCVIL, encoded by the exons ATGACAGAGAAAAATGGAGATGAGAAGGTGAAACAGTCGGAAGAAAACAGCGAATCAGACGATAAACTTGTCGAAAGCGAAACGGTTGCAGTACAACAAGAGCCTCCACTAGAAGACAGCCAGCCGGAATCAG cagGTGCTTCAGTAAATGATGATCTTGCAAAGCAAGAGCCAAGTATTGAAGAAGTAGAAAGCAAAAAAGATTCTAACAAACCAGAATCACAAGCTGAAGAGATTGCAGAAGCTGGTGATAGTGAGGAGCATCTGGGAGGGGTGAAGAGTGAGGCTGGCAATAGCAAACAAGATGACCATACAACAAATATAAAGCAAATGGCTACAGACAATGCGGATGACGATAGCAGCAATTGTGACAAAAAATCAGAAGTATTACAGGCAGGTGAAGAGATAGAAAATGATAGAAATGGTGAGAAGCAACAGGATATAGAGGCAAATGACAAACCACAGAATGAAATACAAGCAGCTGACCAAGCAAAGGAAAATCACACAGAGGGTGAACCAGAGACAGCTGCTGAGATGGCCAGTGAACAGCTTCTGCAGGAAGTTCCAGTGACAGGAGGGGTGCAGGATGACAGTGCTACCACAAGCACAATTCGAGAAAATGAGCAGCAGAAACCTCCTAATGAAATTACGGATGAGGCAGCCAGTGAAGAGCAGCGCAAAGAAATGCCAATGGAAGCAGAAGCACAGGACAGTAATACAACAGGCTCAAGTCATGACAGCGAGCAGCTGAAAGGTACAGATGGAAATAAATGTGAGACAGCTGGTAATGAGCAGCAGATTGAGACTGCAGTTACTGTAGCAAGTGAATTACAGGAAGGAGACAACCACATGGTGGATGAAAGTCAGCAGGAGAAAAATTCTGATGAAAATAGCAATGCAACAGCAAGTGGACCACGGCAGGGTGAAAAACCCAACATAAAGGAAGAAGATGTTGGAGATGCACGTGATCCAATGCAGGGTAATGAACAAGAGATTGTGGTTCTAAGCCAAGAACAACAAGATGGTCAGGCTCAGCATGAAGAGTCAAGCTCTGAGAAACCAGTAGATTtagaaaacaaggaaacaacTGAAGAGAAAATATTAAATGATTCCACAGGAGAAGGAACTAAGGGGATTGAATTATCTGCTAAAGAGAACTACATCTGTGACAGTGAAGTACAAACTTCAAGCAACAAACAAGAAGGAAGCCCGGCAAAGGCAAATGATGAGGAAACAGGTGTGAAAAAAACTGAGGCAAGCCAGCTTTGTGAGACAATGGTGAAGACAGTGGGTGATACAACCATAGCAGGACAGCAGAAACCTGATGCGATGCaggaggaaaacaaaaaattgaagcAGGACATTTTTATGATGAAGCAGCAGGAGGATGCTTATAGGATAAAAGTTCTCAGCCTTGAACAAGAAGTTGGAAAGTTACGAGCAAGAAAGATTGACAACAGAAGCCAAG ATTCACTGGCATCTGATTCAGACAGTTACCTCAAACAGAAGTTAGCTGAAACTGAGAAAGAACTGGATACAGCTGAAAGGAAAGTCAAGGACTTGCAGTTAAGACTGAAGCGATTTGCCAAAGATGACCAACTCAAAGATGAAAAGATTTCCCAGATGGAAAAGGAAGTTAAAGAACTGAGTGACCATTCCAAGAAACTAGAACAATCTCTTGCAGAATCAAAGAGAGAGAGCAACAATAATGCTGCTGTACAGCAAGTTGGACCACCAAAGAATGACTCCAAAGTTTGTGTGATTCTCTAA